In the Elizabethkingia bruuniana genome, TAAGAAAGTAATTGTGCTTGGTGTACAGGCTTAATCTCATCAACAGTTTTTAATTCAACACAAATTAAGTCATTTACCAGTAAATCTAACTTTAATTCTGTATCAAAACATAAATCATCATAAATAATAGATGCTAAGACTTGTTGTTCGACATCATATCCGCTTCTTTCCAATTCGTATTTCAGACATTTTTCATAGATGCTTTCCAATAAACCAGGCCCCAAATTTTTATGTACCTTGATTACACAACCAAGGACATTGTAAGAGAGCATTGTTATATCTTTTTTTGTTATCATCTAAATTTTCTTAATTACTTAATGGTTAGACAATTCAATGATTTTCTGATTTATAATTGGTGTTGAAAGTTGTACAATTACTTTTTGTAATTCCGGATATTTCTGAAGTTCTGTCCAATTCTCGGAAA is a window encoding:
- a CDS encoding GxxExxY protein, with protein sequence MITKKDITMLSYNVLGCVIKVHKNLGPGLLESIYEKCLKYELERSGYDVEQQVLASIIYDDLCFDTELKLDLLVNDLICVELKTVDEIKPVHQAQLLSYMKILQKPQGLLINFYTDNITKSAIPMVNEYFMALPD